In Ipomoea triloba cultivar NCNSP0323 chromosome 15, ASM357664v1, one genomic interval encodes:
- the LOC116007133 gene encoding ricin B-like lectin R40C1, whose protein sequence is MASPHGHHSHHHGREEEPHRGTGMAHVSHESHSTSHHHGSSNKPTYKVYCRAETNHCLSIRNGEVILARANPSDQHQHWYKEEEFSTRVKDAEGLPSFALVNKATGQAIKHATGNTKPVRLTEYKANHLDESILWTESKDTGESYKAIRMANNISLNFDAFHGDKDHGGVHDGTTVVNWEWTKGDNQRWKIVPY, encoded by the exons ATGGCGTCTCCTCACGGCCACCACAGCCACCACCACGGCCGGGAAGAAGAGCCTCATCGCGGAACCGGAATGGCCCACGTGTCCCACGAATCCCACTCAACTTCTCACCACCATGGGAGCAGCAATAAGCCTACTTATAAGGTTTATTGCCGCGCCGAGACTAACCACTGCCTCTCCATTCGCAACGGCGAGGTCATTCTCGCCCGTGCTAATCCCTCCGATCAACATCAA CACTGGTACAAAGAAGAGGAATTCAGCACAAGAGTTAAGGATGCTGAGGGGTTACCCAGCTTTGCTCTGGTGAATAAAGCTACAGGGCAAGCCATCAAGCATGCAACTGGAAACACCAAGCCG GTTAGGCTCACTGAGTACAAGGCCAATCATCTTGATGAATCCATCTTATGGACGGAGAGCAAGGACACGGGTGAGAGCTATAAAGCAATAAGGATGGCAAACAACATTAGCCTGAACTTTGATGCCTTCCATGGTGACAAAGATCACGGTGGTGTCCATGATGGGACTACCGTTGTTAACTGGGAGTGGACAAAGGGCGACAACCAGCGCTGGAAGATTGTGCCctatt GA
- the LOC116007132 gene encoding thioredoxin-like 1-1, chloroplastic, which translates to MADVLSKTAGVVFSPSSVDCKSAIHHHHHHTQHRVCAFPNRSENFFSHLKLRCTNRNLPSTDFCGGGVALRRERDTTGVGSRQAIPSSAPMSIGLRKAPKWWEKGLQPNMKEVTGAQDLVDSLLNAGDKLVVVDFFSPGCGGCKALHPKICQLAEMNPDVQFLQVNYEEHKSMCYSLNVHVLPFFRFYRGAEGRVCSFSCTNATIKKFKDALVKYGTDRCSLGPPKGLEEKELLALASNRDLSFEYTSKGEPAPAPSREEFTTATIGKSSSSSSSNPNSEFQLPLPLPIPLATSQKVNQESGDKAIASPSPR; encoded by the exons ATGGCTGACGTGCTGAGCAAGACCGCCGGCGTTGTCTTTTCGCCGTCGAGTGTTGATTGCAAATCGGcgattcatcatcatcatcatcatacaCAGCACAGAGTTTGTGCTTTTCCAAATAGATCCGAGAATTTCTTCTCTCATCTGAAGCTTCGGTGTACTAATCGCAACCTGCCGAGCACCGATTTTTGTGGCGGTGGAGTTGCCCTCAGGCGTGAACGAGACACCACCGGCGTCGGAAGCCGACAAGCCATACCTTCTAGTGCGCCG ATGAGTATTGGACTAAGGAAAGCTCCAAAATGGTGGGAGAAGGGGCTTCAACCCAACATGAAGGAGGTGACTGGCGCTCAAGATCTTGTGGACTCCCTTTTGAACGCCGGTGATAAATTAGTGGTGGTTGATTTCTTCTCTCCTGGTTGTGGTGGCTGCAAAGCCCTCCATCCCAAG ATATGCCAATTGGCAGAGATGAACCCAGATGTACAGTTTCTGCAGGTCAACTATGAGGAGCACAAATCCATGTGTTATAGTCTTAATGTACATGTTCTTCCCTTTTTCCGGTTTTACCGAGGAGCTGAAGGTCGTGTTTGTAGCTTCAGCTGCACCAATGCCACG ATCAAGAAATTCAAAGACGCACTGGTCAAGTATGGCACGGATCGATGCAGCCTCGGGCCTCCAAAAGGCCTCGAGGAGAAAGAGCTACTTGCACTCGCAAGCAACAGGGATCTCTCCTTCGAATACACATCTAAAGGAGAACCCGCGCCTGCACCCTCACGAGAAGAGTTCACAACAGCTACTATAGGGAAATCATCATCGTCGTCGTCATCTAACCCCAACTCAGAATTCCAGCTCCCCCTACCCCTTCCTATTCCACTAGCTACATCACAAAAGGTCAATCAAGAGTCCGGGGACAAAGCCATCGCTTCCCCTTCCCCCCGCTAA